In the genome of Cyprinus carpio isolate SPL01 unplaced genomic scaffold, ASM1834038v1 S000006746, whole genome shotgun sequence, one region contains:
- the LOC109105661 gene encoding myelin basic protein-like, producing MASASSSQSTFRLGRSKKNPTVMDQIGKFFGGDKKKKGKGSFRGGLSASPQRSSASPRRRPDENAVVHFFRNIVSPSTPKSRREQKSQSSTKGQKGRGDTLTRIFKSGGSKPASSTKR from the exons ATGGCATCTGCAAGCTCTTCACAGTCAACATTCAGGCTGGGCCGCAGTAAGAAGAACCCAACTGTTATGGATCAGATTGGAAAGTTCTTTGGAGGGGATAAAAAGAAGAAGGGAAAG GGGTCTTTTCGTGGTGGTTTGTCTGCATCACCTCAAAGATCGAGCGCATCTCCTCGTCGCCGTCCAGATGAGAATGCTGTTGTGCACTTTTTCAGAAACATT GTTTCTCCCTCTACCCCCAAATCTAGG AGAGAGCAGAAATCACAGAGCTCCACCAAAGGCCAGAAGGGACGTGGAGACACCTTAACCCGGATCTTCAAATCG GGAGGAAGCAAGCCTGCTTCATCTACCAAGCGTTGA
- the LOC109105657 gene encoding myelin basic protein, with the protein MGQHLGKREPLTVPKGSSTVSERIPTDSPESQDEVFGLGEADLNQNNGCSSKSPVVTDSVNAAVDHSSFNHPHTADPDASGPRPHLVRLFSRDAPGREDNTFKDRPSESDELQTIQEHGGSGSECGSECAEQDLN; encoded by the exons ATGGGGCAGCATCTTGGAAAACGTGAGCCACTTACTGTTCCCAAG ggaTCCTCAACAGTATCTGAACGCATCCCAACAGACTCACCGGAGTCACAAGATGAGGTATTTG GACTGGGGGAGGCGGACCTCAACCAGAACAATGGGTGCTCCAGCAAGAGTCCAGTGGTGACTGACTCCGTGAATGCTGCAGTAGATCACAGCAGCTTTAACCATCCGCACACAGCCGACCCTGATGCCTCGGGGCCCCGCCCACACTTGGTCCGCCTCTTTTCTCGAGATGCCCCAGGTCGCGAGGACAACACCTTCAAAGACCGCCCCTCGGAGTCTGATGAGCTGCAGACCATCCAGGAGCACGGCGGATCTGGCTCAGAGTGCGGTTCCGAGTGTGCAGAGCAGGACCTAAATTAG